In Rhineura floridana isolate rRhiFlo1 chromosome 6, rRhiFlo1.hap2, whole genome shotgun sequence, one genomic interval encodes:
- the LOC133386500 gene encoding tyrosine-protein phosphatase non-receptor type substrate 1-like, translating to MPKFLSASVGESITLSCTLVTQLLFLSTIKWYKEPQTLVYEGTGTNYRAKRVNPGSQTDFSILIPNIQRQDAGTYFCTLEFLVLKNNGKGTVVSVIGFPDSSVSVYWYKKERRVSASECRVLPEKGYDSYEVLSSAKVLLSEKDVNSQLVCWIRHSSLQNPLRQAFSLGTALRVPPKVWLKMDPPSPVQLNATVTITCTAEGFYPNDTTLAWLENGKETYLEASVLMNQNQDGTFSLSSSLEVTATNQRNSDVFTCRVVHNSQPSVSRSAALNIINSSSEPGQQHLFSSCALWIGLILSKIVGSFFLLYLFLRK from the exons ATGCCGAAGTTTCTGTCTGCATCCGTTGGAGAGAGCATCACACTCTCCTGCACGCTGGTGACACAGTTGCTGTTCCTTAGTACCATAAAATGGTACAAGGAACCCCAAACTCTTGTTTACGAGGGTACAGGAACCAATTACCGGGCAAAAAGAGTCAATCCTGGCTCACAGACAGACTTCTCCATCCTCATCCCCAACATTCAACGCCAGGATGCTGGGACCTATTTTTGTACTCTGGAATTCCTTGTTCTGAAAAATAATGGGAAAGGCACTGTGGTGTCTGTGATTG GGTTCCCTGATTCAAGCGTCAGTGTGTACTGGTATAAGAAAGAGAGAAGAGTCTCAGCCTCAGAGTGTCGCGTACTCCCAGAAAAAGGGTATGATTCCTATGAAGTCCTGAGTTCTGCCAAAGTACTGCTTTCGGAGAAGGATGTGAACTCCCAGCTTGTCTGCTGGATAAGACACAGCTCTTTGCAGAATCCCTTGAGACAGGCTTTTAGCCTTGGCACTGCACTACGAG TTCCACCCAAGGTGTGGCTGAAAATGGACCCACCCTCACCTGTCCAGCTGAATGCCACTGTGACGATCACCTGTACTGCAGAAGGCTTTTATCCCAATGACACAACCTTGGCCTGGTTGGAGAACGGGAAGGAAACCTATCTAGAGGCATCAGTTCTCATGAACCAGAATCAGGATGGGACCTTCTCCCTTAGCAGTTCCTTGGAAGTGACAGCAACAAATCAGAGGAACTCAGATGTGTTCACCTGCCGGGTTGTGCACAATTCCCAGCCCTCAGTTAGCAGATCTGCAGCACTGAACATCATAAATAGCTCATCTGAACCAG GTCAACAACATCTGTTCTCCAGCTGTGCTCTCTGGATTGGACTCATCCTGAGTAAGATAGTAGGTTCCTTCTTTCTCCTGTACCTTTTCCTGAGAAAATAG
- the LOC133386546 gene encoding uncharacterized protein LOC133386546, with product MQQSLVCVFTVEHCFASLSIAYNIILILFFFWKRNMSSSRGGCLNNPNAFCYICGEYTLQKQRKNITDFVKQPYLAYFGVKLGDQDKSWAPHKVCKTCVECLRQWKNGERKRLNFGVPMVWREPQNHHNDCYFCVVNVKGFNRYKKHKWEYPDLDSARRSVPHSEDVSIPVFTSLPDLPLSDVEEMLDVECSTGGSLGSGYEENFSTPEQFSQKELNDLIRDLSLSKQASELLASRLMEKNCLQPEANIIAYQTREEGLLPYFSQDEELLYCNNIPGLLLQMGLLEYQPEDWWLFIDSSTRSLKCVLLHNGNRCASLPIAHSTKLKEEYENIKMVLQKLCYHEHQWSICVDLKMVNFLLGQQSGYTKYPCFICLWDSRAKRDHWKKVTWPSREHMTRCSEHH from the coding sequence aTGCAGCAGAGTTTGGTCTGTGTTTTTACtgttgaacattgttttgcaagcttatccattgcatataatatcatattgatacttttttttttttggaagaggaatatgagttcatcACGgggaggctgcttaaacaatcctaatgcattctgctacatttgtggcgaatacactctgcaaaaacaaagaaaaaacatcactgactttgtaaaacaaccatatcttgcttattttggagtgaagcttggagatcaagataagtcttgggctccccataaggtttgcaaaacctgtgtagagtgcctacgacagtggaaaaatggagaaaggaaacgtttaaactttggtgtgcctatggtgtggagagagccgcaaaaccatcacaatgattgttatttttgtgttgtgaatgtgaaaggcttcaatcgctacaagaaacataagtgggagtatcccgatttggactcagcaaggcgatctgtgccacacagcgaagacgtatccataccagtgtttacctcactgcctgaccttccattgtcagatgttgaagaaatgctggacgtggagtgtagcacaggtggtagccttggaagtggatatgaagaaaacttttcaacacctgagcagttctcccaaaaagaactcaatgatctgatacgagacctcagtctgtcaaagcaagcatctgaacttttagcatccaggctaatggaaaagaactgtctacagccggaagctaacataataGCTTAtcagacaagagaggagggacttcttccatacttcagccaagatgaagaacttctatactgcaataacattcctggacttcttctccaaatgggactactggAATATCAACCAGAAGATTggtggctttttatagacagctccaccagaagcttgaaatgtgttttattgcacaatggtaaccgctgtgcatctcttccaattgctcactcaacaaaacttaaagaagaatatgaaaatatcaaaatggtcttgcagaagctctgctatcatgagcaccagtggtctatttgtgttgatctaaagatggtgaacttcttgcttgggcagcaaagtggatacacgaagtacccttgtttcatctgcttgtgggatagtagggcaaagcgagatcattggaaaaaagtgacatggccttcaagggaacacatgactaggtgcagcgaacatcattaa